One genomic region from Solwaraspora sp. WMMD792 encodes:
- a CDS encoding alpha/beta hydrolase: MTGFEEWAAAAVEVFGEVKPLADRLPQGHFEVAVADHERLGTAAGRLLDSVAREVGLRQTVHVRAAPQPAGSSFGLAVERRISTLLADAGPLDDWVRDAGEAPIVRAAANARDRAPRLVRVETRDGLTLDAFTAGDRARPAVVLVPPCGMPVELSLRWLRALGEEHFVVTWQTRGLFSAHGPEAGMASGVADQADDLLAVMDALDLPACHVMGLCGGAVIVVEAAHRHPGRLGSISLWHGDYDFGAGSTKTDHQRDVQALMEMGADTLAKAAAYQKLMHRPAALAKIPERLAPLVLYPYASPALFHHYCRLNLAIMSFDITDLLGRIPHPTLVVTSRTDTTAHPEGSHRVARELVRARLVEEPSGDHLSVFDTSSRLVQLAADFVAAQYLSTPGRR, translated from the coding sequence GTGACCGGGTTCGAGGAGTGGGCGGCGGCCGCTGTCGAGGTGTTCGGCGAGGTCAAGCCACTGGCAGACCGGCTGCCGCAGGGCCACTTCGAGGTGGCCGTGGCGGATCACGAGCGTCTCGGCACCGCCGCCGGACGGCTACTCGACAGCGTCGCCCGCGAGGTCGGTCTGCGGCAGACGGTCCACGTGCGCGCCGCGCCGCAGCCGGCGGGCAGCTCGTTCGGGTTGGCGGTGGAGCGCCGGATCAGCACCCTGCTGGCCGACGCCGGACCGCTCGACGACTGGGTCCGCGACGCCGGGGAGGCGCCGATCGTACGCGCCGCTGCCAATGCCCGTGACCGGGCGCCCCGGCTGGTGCGGGTCGAAACCCGCGACGGACTGACGCTCGACGCGTTCACGGCGGGCGACCGGGCGCGTCCCGCGGTGGTGCTGGTCCCACCCTGCGGCATGCCGGTCGAGCTGTCGCTGCGGTGGCTGCGCGCACTCGGCGAGGAGCACTTCGTCGTGACCTGGCAGACCCGCGGTCTGTTCTCCGCGCACGGCCCCGAGGCCGGTATGGCGAGCGGCGTGGCCGACCAGGCCGACGACCTGCTGGCGGTCATGGACGCGCTCGACCTGCCGGCCTGTCACGTGATGGGGCTCTGCGGCGGCGCGGTGATCGTGGTCGAGGCCGCCCACCGACATCCCGGTCGCCTCGGATCGATCAGCCTGTGGCACGGGGACTACGACTTCGGGGCCGGCTCGACGAAGACCGATCACCAACGGGACGTCCAGGCGTTGATGGAGATGGGCGCGGACACGCTGGCGAAGGCGGCCGCCTACCAGAAACTCATGCACCGCCCTGCCGCCCTGGCGAAGATCCCCGAGCGGCTCGCGCCGCTGGTGCTCTACCCCTACGCCTCGCCGGCGCTGTTCCACCACTACTGCAGGTTGAACCTCGCGATCATGTCTTTCGACATCACTGATCTGCTCGGCCGGATCCCACATCCGACGCTGGTGGTGACGAGTCGGACCGACACGACCGCGCACCCGGAAGGTTCGCATCGCGTGGCGCGTGAGCTCGTCCGCGCCCGGCTGGTCGAGGAGCCCAGCGGCGACCACCTCTCCGTCTTCGACACCTCGTCCCGACTCGTCCAACTGGCCGCCGACTTCGTTGCGGCCCAGTACCTGAGCACACCTGGACGGCGATGA
- a CDS encoding AMP-binding protein: MKRQLFAALEKLADNHHNQVVYRDGGRVSRTWAELAQDIDRAVGRLASLRPHGRGREFQVGLVGPTSYQWMVLDLACIKAGFRSVAVPEFLTAREIGALLREAEADVVLADRAVADRLTEVDAPVWFFGTGGATPVGSDFEELAGVEWTCTADRMLDHYSIGYSSGTSGKAKRIDLMFPAEEPSNGWKHALDLALQYYRYRTSFWSRKGNKLFVFMPFSHLQQRAFVRLALMRRIDIVLSDPRRCVQDLIVEKPNIMVSVPMIYEALAARIEQKLRQMSKRQRAVFDVYLRLRINRLPNRSWVKRVFGRYLFGKVRKIYGGRADYFVTGSAPIDRRTLMTFYRVGVRIYEGYGQSELPRIISMSSEKDFRIGSVGRPRVPVKIAADGEIRVKIDRSELADPSVVTFDQEGYICTGDIGYLDADGFLFLRGRKDDVIVLDNGKKVFPASVETVFHELKVDESICVTSFDGKRIAAVAYWPVERGGSAALRSYLAEVNPRLAEHERVTLFAHSTVPFTVENGMLTGTRKLRRQQIRAVFGDAKLERVGD; encoded by the coding sequence ATGAAGCGGCAGCTCTTCGCGGCTCTGGAAAAGCTCGCGGACAACCACCACAACCAGGTGGTCTACCGCGACGGCGGCAGGGTCAGCAGGACGTGGGCCGAGCTGGCACAGGACATCGACCGGGCGGTCGGCCGGCTGGCGTCGCTGCGGCCGCACGGGCGCGGGCGCGAGTTCCAGGTGGGGTTGGTCGGGCCGACGTCGTACCAGTGGATGGTGCTCGATCTGGCCTGCATCAAGGCGGGCTTCCGATCGGTCGCGGTGCCGGAGTTCCTCACCGCCCGGGAGATCGGTGCCCTGCTGCGGGAGGCCGAGGCCGACGTCGTGCTCGCCGACCGGGCGGTGGCGGACCGGCTCACCGAGGTCGACGCACCGGTGTGGTTCTTCGGTACCGGCGGTGCCACCCCGGTCGGAAGCGATTTCGAGGAGCTCGCCGGCGTCGAGTGGACCTGCACCGCCGACCGGATGCTGGACCACTACTCGATCGGCTACTCGTCGGGGACGTCGGGCAAGGCCAAACGCATCGATTTGATGTTCCCGGCAGAGGAGCCGTCGAACGGCTGGAAACACGCCCTCGACCTGGCGCTGCAGTACTACCGGTACCGGACCAGCTTCTGGAGCCGCAAAGGGAACAAACTGTTTGTCTTCATGCCCTTCTCCCACCTGCAGCAGCGGGCCTTCGTGCGGCTGGCGCTGATGCGCCGGATCGACATCGTGCTCTCCGATCCCCGGCGCTGCGTGCAGGACCTGATCGTCGAGAAGCCGAACATCATGGTGAGCGTCCCCATGATATACGAGGCCCTGGCGGCGCGGATCGAACAGAAACTGCGGCAGATGAGTAAGCGGCAGCGGGCCGTCTTCGACGTCTACCTCCGCCTTCGGATCAACCGGCTGCCCAACCGCAGCTGGGTGAAACGAGTGTTCGGCCGCTACCTGTTCGGCAAGGTGCGCAAGATCTACGGCGGCCGGGCCGACTACTTCGTGACGGGCAGTGCCCCGATCGACCGGCGGACGCTCATGACGTTCTACCGCGTGGGTGTGCGGATCTACGAGGGGTACGGGCAGAGCGAGCTGCCCAGGATCATCTCCATGAGTTCCGAGAAGGACTTCCGCATCGGCAGCGTCGGCCGGCCGCGCGTTCCCGTCAAGATCGCTGCGGACGGCGAGATCCGGGTCAAGATCGACCGGAGCGAGCTTGCCGACCCCTCGGTCGTCACCTTCGACCAGGAGGGGTACATCTGCACGGGAGACATCGGCTACCTCGACGCGGACGGCTTCCTGTTCCTGCGCGGACGCAAGGACGACGTCATCGTCCTCGACAACGGCAAGAAGGTGTTCCCCGCCAGCGTCGAGACCGTCTTCCACGAGCTGAAGGTGGACGAGTCCATCTGCGTCACCTCCTTCGACGGCAAGCGGATCGCCGCCGTCGCGTACTGGCCCGTCGAGCGGGGCGGATCGGCAGCGCTGAGGAGCTACCTCGCCGAGGTCAACCCGAGGCTGGCCGAACACGAGAGAGTGACGCTCTTCGCGCACAGCACGGTGCCGTTCACCGTGGAGAACGGCATGTTGACGGGCACCAGAAAACTGCGGCGTCAGCAGATCAGAGCGGTGTTCGGCGATGCGAAGCTGGAGCGGGTCGGTGACTGA
- a CDS encoding condensation domain-containing protein yields MTEGGSPHSEHNFAAVLRHRAAGSPAEPAYTFLRQGLDEAHTVNYQQLYDAVCSLAVHLDGLPRPARALLVYPHGPEFIRAFWACLVAGIVPVPCYPPRNSRSVDRLLVIARDAQASVVLTDRAALGRAGDRFTETAPCLVTDEITVDEITAGGTAGGWTGAVEPVAVRPADPAFLQYTSGSTGAPKGVVVSHRNLYRNQELIRAAFGQDSESTVVSWLPFYHDMGLIGNVLHAVYVGAHAVFLSPLEFLRRPVTWLEAISRYRATGSGGPNFGYQHCADRISDDDVAGLDLSRWRVAYCGAELVRAQTLSSFADRFAATGFRSDAFRPCYGMAEATLLVAAAEGLTTRTPEPSGGEADDSGPASPGDPVVSCGVPSGFRCLVVDGNGAECPDGRVGEVWLSGSSVAGGYWNNPGASEALHAFTRSGEGPFYRTGDLGFLRDGELHVTGRIKELIIIRGRNHYPYDLEWAIAEGAPGVIRDGCVVFSVDREHGEDLVVQCEYDRTGGLAHAEVIRSVRTVLSEEFGIPASEVFLFAPRHLPRTSSGKLQRALCRSTYLAGQTGGIAHWKAESSGQTGATGEGRTPAAAASDTERQIMRAVEHLKGPVRMGRDDTFFSIGFDSLGMAELAAALSDEVGQLIGVELLFDHPTIAGLAARLDALSHTDPPPVAPDALTGGGLLPASSIQESIWIDHQSRAPDSRYNIAIRIDFASQVPRERIEKSLALELGRADLLHCQFVWQDGNLGLLPCDDEEHRLDVLDVSGSSTEQAVTELDACVEALVRKPFDLDERPLFRATLARLPDGTHTLIFVAHHIICDGFSLNAFAQRLSSACAGGDGTGRTDEERDTSYRTYVRRQRDLLARGGGDAGAYWRGQLTGLVPVRLPRDRWPPGDGARGRIATEWLHLTDEQSRSLARLARQCGTTPFAVALAGFATVIGRITRRSDIAVGVPLLDRDFPAMKDTFGPCVNPVTLRLQLAGDQSGVQRIAAVGSRLSEALGLRALPVRAVAGEFTSGRSDGRVPVTSVYFNGLTFGPGEQIAKGFLGDRGQTARLDLDVYAILDSGGGGSLRWDYDSALFDPETVRLWMAGFGNCLRRLDRHPDRPLDAQPLLVPPRLGRPPQVGPADVPQPLAAMVRQTMERIPQRVAVVTPSGATTYGQLLGWSRRVSGYLGRTSVAGPVGLYFRHGDTPLAISAMVGALDAGCRYVVLEPRDPATRLRRIVSDAGVRVVLANGAVAWAEADDTDEPGRVRPRVVRIDQIGPEDAGDGPEDAGDGPDEACDGGDESRSGYLLYTSGTSGTPKGVIQEADNVRYFVEQYRRRLSITEQDSLSLVSSLGFDAAVLDVYTAMVTGAQLQVLALHDNDAHRDLWQWVVDQSVTVLHATPSLYRKLTATRRGSDSGRLRAVVLGGEPVLPADGIRHFELFPDVELYNLYGQAESTLNSLRRFVHGNVTRTVTLGVPCDGTSLALRVAHGGSPEVYEVGEIVVGSPHVAKGYVGLPSLSADRFRETGYHTGDSGRFLPSGEIELVGRVDRQLKVNGYRVEPAEIETVLMGHPAVARALVLKHQRGDGGESLAAYVEVPDERRRAALDPEELRGLLVRNLPGYLVPSTILVLGAFPLTPNNKVDRGGLPQPGEPAASGPAAARPMDARERTVADCMAGVLGVAPTGPTSSFFALGGNSISVIELLHRLERTTGLVLTFKDVFEDPTVAAIAARLAAAPAPAWPELSRSPSRAEYPLTSSQMRIWVQSQRTSYNVLASIHVVGGLRPDRLERAVDAVVARHEILRTRFVVRGDEVVQRVVPAISTEILIEHLDSSADQEQVLAELERRELHRGFDLAGGPLFQVTYVTGTSPQDVLMLSMHHIVCDAVSIAIFTEEVLRAYTTRRESLPKPAIQYGDYALWLRDLGDRGLLDPGRAYWTDKLKDGVPVLNLRTDRRRRPVKSFTGSVFHGAVDEALTGHARELCRTEAVTLFTLLHSVLVLTLYNRTGQTDLCLGTLTTGREFSRHLRPQVGFLANTLALRTTFSPDTSFRELLAIARREFLESHTHQLYPLEQLADVVPRQEPGHGFLFDVLLVLHDWGDLEERVLRETGVEIALRDRVECVAKFDLTFNLVSRHGRVEATVEYDPELYDEGSVALLWRRFVALLSEVVDTPGRPLHEYRGQVEEEQRVAAGREIEFDF; encoded by the coding sequence GTGACTGAGGGCGGCTCGCCGCACAGCGAGCACAACTTCGCGGCCGTGCTGCGGCACCGGGCAGCCGGGTCACCGGCGGAACCGGCGTACACGTTCCTGCGGCAGGGCCTCGACGAGGCGCACACCGTCAACTACCAGCAACTGTACGACGCCGTGTGCTCCCTGGCGGTCCACCTTGATGGGCTTCCACGGCCAGCACGGGCACTGCTGGTCTACCCCCACGGGCCGGAGTTCATCCGCGCGTTCTGGGCGTGTCTCGTCGCCGGGATCGTGCCCGTTCCGTGCTACCCGCCGAGGAACAGCCGCTCGGTGGACCGCCTCCTCGTCATCGCCCGGGACGCGCAGGCCTCCGTCGTCCTGACCGACCGGGCGGCACTCGGCCGGGCCGGCGACAGGTTCACGGAGACCGCGCCCTGCCTCGTCACCGATGAGATCACGGTCGACGAGATCACGGCCGGCGGGACAGCGGGCGGCTGGACGGGTGCCGTCGAACCCGTGGCCGTGCGCCCGGCAGACCCGGCGTTCCTGCAGTACACGTCCGGGTCGACCGGCGCGCCCAAAGGTGTCGTCGTCTCGCACCGGAACCTGTACCGCAACCAGGAGCTCATCCGGGCGGCGTTCGGCCAGGACAGCGAATCGACGGTCGTGTCCTGGCTGCCCTTCTACCACGACATGGGGCTCATCGGGAACGTCCTGCACGCGGTGTACGTCGGCGCGCACGCGGTGTTCCTCTCGCCGCTCGAGTTCCTGCGCAGGCCCGTGACGTGGCTGGAGGCGATCAGCCGCTACCGTGCGACGGGAAGTGGCGGACCCAACTTCGGCTACCAGCACTGCGCCGACCGGATCAGCGACGACGACGTCGCGGGGCTCGACCTGAGCCGCTGGCGGGTGGCCTACTGCGGGGCCGAGCTGGTCCGGGCGCAGACGCTGTCGTCGTTCGCGGACCGGTTCGCGGCGACCGGATTCCGGTCCGATGCCTTCCGGCCCTGCTACGGCATGGCCGAGGCCACGTTGCTGGTGGCCGCTGCGGAAGGGCTCACCACGCGCACGCCGGAGCCGTCCGGGGGCGAGGCGGACGACAGCGGGCCCGCGTCGCCCGGCGACCCGGTCGTGTCGTGCGGCGTCCCCAGTGGTTTCCGCTGCCTCGTCGTCGACGGCAACGGTGCCGAGTGCCCCGACGGCCGAGTGGGAGAGGTGTGGCTGAGCGGGTCGAGCGTCGCGGGCGGCTACTGGAACAACCCCGGGGCGTCCGAAGCGCTGCATGCCTTCACCCGCTCGGGTGAGGGCCCGTTCTACCGCACGGGCGACCTTGGCTTCCTGCGCGACGGCGAGCTGCATGTGACGGGCCGGATCAAGGAACTGATCATCATCCGCGGCCGCAACCACTACCCGTACGACCTCGAATGGGCGATCGCCGAGGGCGCACCGGGTGTCATCCGGGACGGCTGCGTGGTGTTCTCCGTAGACCGGGAGCACGGCGAAGATCTGGTTGTCCAGTGCGAGTACGACCGTACGGGCGGACTTGCCCACGCCGAAGTCATCCGGTCGGTCCGGACCGTGCTGTCGGAGGAGTTCGGCATCCCGGCGTCGGAGGTGTTCCTCTTCGCCCCTCGCCACCTGCCTCGTACCAGCAGCGGCAAGCTCCAACGGGCGCTGTGCAGGTCGACCTACCTCGCGGGGCAGACCGGCGGCATCGCCCATTGGAAGGCGGAGTCCAGCGGGCAGACCGGCGCAACCGGCGAGGGACGGACCCCGGCTGCGGCGGCCTCCGACACGGAGCGGCAGATCATGCGGGCGGTCGAACATCTCAAGGGACCAGTCCGGATGGGGCGGGACGACACGTTCTTCAGCATCGGCTTCGATTCCCTCGGTATGGCCGAGCTCGCCGCCGCGCTGTCCGATGAGGTGGGCCAGCTGATCGGCGTCGAGCTGCTGTTCGACCATCCGACGATCGCCGGGCTCGCCGCGCGGCTGGACGCCCTGTCGCACACCGATCCGCCGCCCGTTGCGCCCGACGCGCTCACCGGCGGTGGTCTCCTACCGGCCAGCTCGATCCAGGAGTCGATCTGGATCGACCACCAGTCGCGAGCACCGGACAGCCGCTACAACATCGCGATCCGGATCGACTTCGCATCGCAGGTCCCACGGGAGCGCATCGAGAAGTCGCTCGCGCTCGAGCTGGGCCGCGCGGATCTGCTGCACTGCCAGTTCGTCTGGCAGGACGGAAACCTGGGCCTGCTCCCGTGCGACGACGAGGAGCACCGACTGGACGTACTCGACGTTTCCGGATCAAGCACCGAGCAGGCGGTGACCGAGTTGGACGCGTGCGTCGAGGCACTCGTCCGCAAGCCCTTCGACCTCGACGAGCGCCCGTTGTTTCGCGCCACACTCGCGCGGCTGCCGGACGGCACCCACACGCTGATCTTCGTCGCCCACCACATCATTTGCGACGGGTTCTCGCTCAACGCCTTCGCCCAGCGATTGTCGTCGGCGTGCGCCGGCGGGGACGGCACGGGGCGCACCGACGAGGAACGGGACACCTCGTACCGTACGTACGTGCGTCGGCAGCGGGACCTGCTGGCGCGCGGCGGCGGGGACGCTGGGGCGTACTGGCGCGGGCAGCTCACGGGCCTCGTACCGGTGCGGCTGCCCCGGGACCGCTGGCCCCCAGGCGACGGCGCACGGGGCCGCATCGCCACCGAGTGGCTGCACCTGACCGACGAGCAGTCCCGGTCCCTGGCCCGGCTGGCCCGGCAGTGTGGCACGACGCCGTTCGCGGTGGCGCTGGCCGGGTTCGCGACGGTCATCGGCAGAATCACGCGACGCTCGGACATCGCGGTCGGTGTTCCGCTTCTCGATCGCGACTTTCCCGCCATGAAGGACACGTTCGGGCCCTGTGTCAACCCGGTCACGCTGCGCCTGCAGCTCGCCGGCGACCAGTCCGGCGTGCAGCGGATCGCGGCGGTCGGTAGCAGGCTGTCGGAGGCGCTTGGACTGCGGGCGCTGCCGGTGCGTGCGGTGGCGGGCGAATTCACCAGCGGTCGCAGCGACGGGAGGGTCCCGGTCACCTCGGTATACTTCAACGGCCTCACCTTCGGGCCGGGTGAGCAGATCGCCAAGGGGTTCCTCGGCGACCGGGGCCAGACCGCACGCCTCGACCTCGACGTTTACGCGATCCTTGACAGCGGTGGCGGCGGGTCGCTGCGGTGGGACTACGACTCGGCGCTGTTCGATCCGGAGACGGTACGCCTGTGGATGGCCGGCTTCGGGAATTGTCTTCGCCGTCTCGACCGGCATCCGGACCGGCCGCTCGACGCGCAACCGCTCCTGGTACCGCCCCGCCTCGGGCGGCCGCCCCAGGTCGGGCCGGCGGACGTCCCACAACCGCTGGCCGCCATGGTGAGGCAGACCATGGAGCGGATCCCGCAGCGGGTGGCGGTGGTGACCCCGAGCGGCGCGACGACGTACGGGCAGTTGCTCGGATGGAGCCGCCGCGTCAGCGGCTACCTGGGGCGTACCTCGGTGGCAGGTCCGGTCGGGCTGTACTTCCGTCACGGGGACACCCCGCTGGCGATTTCCGCGATGGTCGGCGCGTTGGATGCCGGGTGCCGCTACGTCGTTCTGGAGCCCAGGGACCCGGCGACGCGGCTGCGGCGGATCGTCTCGGACGCCGGGGTCCGGGTGGTGTTGGCCAACGGCGCCGTCGCCTGGGCAGAAGCGGACGACACCGACGAGCCCGGCCGCGTACGCCCGAGGGTGGTGCGGATCGACCAAATCGGTCCGGAGGACGCCGGCGACGGTCCAGAGGACGCCGGCGACGGTCCGGACGAGGCCTGCGACGGGGGGGACGAATCCCGGTCCGGGTACCTGCTCTACACCTCCGGTACCTCCGGCACCCCCAAAGGTGTGATCCAGGAGGCGGACAACGTCCGGTACTTCGTCGAACAGTACCGGCGACGGCTGTCGATCACCGAGCAGGACTCGCTCAGCCTGGTGTCGTCGCTCGGCTTCGACGCGGCGGTGCTGGATGTCTACACCGCGATGGTCACCGGTGCCCAGTTGCAGGTTCTCGCCTTGCACGACAACGACGCGCACCGCGACCTCTGGCAATGGGTGGTCGACCAGTCGGTCACCGTCCTGCACGCGACCCCTTCGCTGTACCGCAAGCTCACGGCCACCCGACGTGGCTCGGACAGCGGCCGCCTGCGCGCCGTCGTACTGGGTGGCGAGCCGGTGCTGCCCGCCGACGGGATACGGCACTTCGAGCTGTTCCCTGACGTCGAGCTCTACAACCTCTACGGCCAGGCGGAAAGTACCCTCAACTCGCTTCGGCGCTTCGTGCACGGGAACGTCACGCGTACCGTCACGCTGGGCGTTCCCTGCGACGGCACGTCACTGGCCCTGCGCGTCGCGCACGGGGGCAGTCCGGAGGTGTACGAGGTGGGCGAGATCGTGGTCGGCTCACCGCACGTCGCGAAGGGCTACGTCGGCCTGCCAAGCCTGTCCGCAGACAGGTTCCGCGAGACCGGTTACCACACCGGTGACTCGGGCAGGTTCCTGCCCAGCGGGGAGATCGAACTGGTCGGCCGCGTGGACCGCCAGCTCAAGGTGAACGGCTACCGGGTGGAGCCCGCCGAGATCGAGACAGTACTGATGGGACACCCTGCGGTCGCTCGGGCGCTGGTGCTCAAGCACCAGCGGGGCGACGGCGGAGAGTCCCTCGCGGCATACGTCGAGGTCCCAGACGAGCGGCGGCGTGCCGCCCTCGACCCCGAGGAACTGCGCGGCCTGCTGGTCCGGAACCTGCCTGGCTACCTGGTCCCGTCCACCATCCTGGTGCTGGGTGCCTTCCCCCTCACGCCCAACAACAAGGTCGACCGGGGCGGGCTGCCGCAACCGGGCGAGCCCGCAGCGTCCGGCCCGGCGGCCGCGCGGCCGATGGACGCGCGGGAACGCACCGTGGCCGACTGCATGGCGGGGGTCCTGGGTGTCGCGCCCACCGGCCCAACATCGTCGTTCTTCGCGCTGGGCGGGAACTCCATCAGCGTCATCGAGCTACTGCACCGGCTGGAACGGACCACCGGACTGGTACTCACCTTCAAGGACGTCTTCGAGGACCCGACCGTCGCTGCCATCGCCGCGCGGCTGGCGGCGGCCCCGGCCCCGGCGTGGCCCGAGCTGTCGCGGAGCCCGTCACGCGCCGAGTACCCCCTGACGTCGAGTCAGATGAGAATCTGGGTGCAGAGCCAGCGCACCTCCTACAACGTCCTGGCGTCGATCCATGTGGTCGGTGGCCTGCGACCCGACCGGCTCGAGCGCGCTGTCGACGCTGTGGTGGCCCGGCACGAGATCCTGCGTACCCGGTTCGTCGTGCGAGGCGACGAGGTCGTGCAGCGCGTCGTCCCCGCGATCTCGACCGAGATCCTGATCGAGCACCTCGACTCGTCCGCCGACCAGGAGCAGGTGCTGGCCGAGCTGGAGAGGCGGGAGCTGCACCGCGGTTTCGACCTGGCCGGCGGCCCGCTGTTCCAGGTGACGTACGTGACCGGCACGAGTCCGCAGGACGTGCTGATGCTCTCCATGCACCACATCGTCTGCGATGCGGTCTCCATCGCCATCTTCACCGAGGAGGTGCTCAGGGCGTACACGACGCGGCGCGAATCGTTGCCCAAACCCGCGATCCAGTACGGCGACTACGCCCTCTGGTTGCGGGACCTCGGCGACCGCGGCCTTCTCGACCCGGGCCGGGCATACTGGACGGACAAGTTGAAGGACGGCGTACCCGTGCTCAACCTGCGGACGGACCGGCGCCGCAGGCCGGTGAAGTCGTTCACCGGGTCGGTTTTCCACGGCGCCGTCGACGAGGCGCTGACCGGCCACGCGCGGGAGCTGTGCCGTACCGAGGCCGTCACACTGTTCACCCTTCTGCACTCCGTCCTGGTGCTGACCCTCTACAACCGGACCGGGCAGACCGACCTCTGCCTCGGTACGTTGACCACCGGGCGGGAGTTCTCCCGGCACCTGCGGCCACAGGTCGGTTTCCTCGCCAACACTCTGGCCCTCAGGACGACGTTTTCGCCCGACACGAGCTTTCGTGAGCTGCTGGCGATCGCCAGACGGGAGTTCCTGGAATCCCACACACACCAGCTGTACCCGCTGGAGCAGCTCGCGGACGTGGTCCCACGCCAGGAGCCGGGACACGGATTCCTGTTCGACGTCCTCCTGGTGCTACACGACTGGGGCGATCTGGAGGAGCGGGTGCTCCGGGAGACCGGCGTGGAGATCGCGCTGCGCGACCGCGTCGAATGCGTCGCCAAGTTCGACCTCACCTTCAACCTGGTGTCCCGTCACGGGCGCGTCGAGGCGACGGTCGAGTACGACCCCGAGCTGTACGACGAGGGCTCCGTCGCCCTGCTCTGGCGGCGGTTCGTGGCGCTGCTGTCGGAGGTCGTCGACACTCCTGGGCGCCCACTGCACGAGTACCGCGGGCAGGTCGAGGAAGAGCAACGGGTCGCCGCCGGCCGTGAGATCGAGTTCGACTTCTAG
- a CDS encoding FkbM family methyltransferase, translated as MTDIAALEVETIDHDLGGLVEEGVLVRHRTGDRRVAAVFVVPGEAAPVVRRATLLCEEAGVDGELALYEPDDDLMIFHRNRREADFIFREVFRDNEYLRNGVTLPDHPTVVDVGANIGGASVLFGLVGQGARIFAVEPVPQLCRAVELNARLHDIDVVIVAGAVGDARGQTVITYYPKNTAMSGLLADQTDREVLKTYLAGHDGASAAGLDAMVAELLVGEPVECGVQTLGQALEGHSVDRIDLLKIDVEKAEWQVLHGIDDGLWQRIDQVVMEVHDIDGRVAACVRLLEDKGFSVLIDRNPDLLSTDMYGLYARRGPVAPDPAAPNWRRPLSTRRALASAIRERIPQLADIAVERFRFVAALPRDTRGEIDTAALGAMIASEGATEPGVMSAIEERLAAIWCRLLKVESVRTSDDFFDLGGTSLKSVRMVLEVDEAFGENVLPPDQLFAGSRFDEVAAVIRRNLG; from the coding sequence ATGACCGACATAGCTGCACTCGAAGTCGAGACGATCGATCACGACCTGGGCGGGCTCGTCGAGGAAGGCGTTCTCGTCCGGCACCGGACGGGTGACCGGCGGGTCGCCGCGGTCTTCGTCGTGCCGGGCGAGGCCGCCCCGGTGGTCCGGCGAGCGACGCTCCTCTGCGAGGAGGCAGGCGTCGACGGCGAGCTCGCACTGTACGAGCCCGACGACGACCTGATGATCTTCCACCGCAACCGGCGGGAGGCCGACTTCATCTTCCGTGAGGTGTTCCGGGACAACGAGTACCTGCGCAACGGGGTGACACTGCCCGACCATCCGACCGTGGTCGACGTCGGGGCGAACATCGGTGGGGCCTCCGTCTTGTTCGGACTTGTCGGCCAGGGGGCCCGGATCTTCGCGGTCGAACCCGTACCTCAGCTGTGTCGGGCCGTCGAGCTGAACGCCAGGCTGCACGACATCGATGTCGTCATCGTCGCCGGCGCGGTCGGCGACGCGCGCGGTCAGACGGTGATCACGTACTACCCGAAGAACACAGCGATGTCCGGGCTCCTCGCGGACCAGACGGACCGCGAGGTTCTCAAGACCTATCTCGCGGGCCACGACGGTGCCTCCGCCGCCGGGCTCGACGCGATGGTCGCCGAGCTGCTCGTCGGCGAGCCGGTCGAGTGCGGCGTGCAGACACTGGGACAGGCGCTCGAGGGCCATTCCGTCGACCGTATCGATCTGCTGAAGATCGACGTCGAGAAAGCGGAGTGGCAGGTCCTGCACGGTATCGACGATGGGCTGTGGCAACGGATCGATCAGGTGGTCATGGAGGTCCACGACATCGACGGCCGGGTCGCGGCCTGCGTCAGGTTGTTGGAGGACAAGGGCTTCAGCGTGCTGATCGACCGCAACCCGGATCTGCTGAGCACCGACATGTACGGCCTCTACGCCCGTCGGGGACCGGTGGCGCCGGACCCCGCCGCCCCGAACTGGCGGCGGCCGCTGTCGACGCGTCGGGCGTTGGCCTCGGCCATCCGTGAGCGCATCCCGCAACTCGCCGACATCGCCGTCGAACGGTTCCGGTTCGTGGCGGCCCTGCCGAGGGACACCCGCGGCGAGATCGACACGGCTGCGCTCGGCGCCATGATCGCGTCGGAGGGCGCCACAGAGCCGGGCGTGATGTCCGCGATCGAGGAAAGGCTTGCCGCCATCTGGTGCCGGCTGCTGAAGGTCGAGTCCGTCCGGACCTCGGACGACTTCTTCGACCTCGGCGGCACCTCACTCAAGTCGGTACGGATGGTACTGGAGGTGGACGAGGCCTTCGGCGAGAACGTGCTACCGCCGGACCAGCTTTTCGCGGGTAGCCGCTTCGACGAGGTGGCGGCGGTCATCCGCAGGAACCTGGGATGA